From one Marmota flaviventris isolate mMarFla1 chromosome 1, mMarFla1.hap1, whole genome shotgun sequence genomic stretch:
- the LOC114102359 gene encoding biotinidase, protein MSGASRKPALFLFICYVAALGVQAGEYCVADHQGSQYYMAAVYEHHSILSPNPLALTTRQQALELMNQNLDIYERQVMIAAQKGVQIIVFPEDGIHGFNFTRTSIYPFLDFMPSPQLVKWNPCLEPHRFNDTEVLQRLSCMATKGEMFLVANLGTKQPCHSNDPGCPNDGRYQFNTNVIFSNNGTLVDRYRKHNLYFEAAFDTPLEVDHVTFDTPFAGRFGIFTCFDILFFDPAIRLLRDPEVKHVVYPSAWMNQLPLLAAIEIQKAFAIAFGVNVLAANIHHPSLGMTGSGIHTPLKSFWYHDMESPKGHLIIAQVAKNPLGLAGTENATGKTDPSHSRFLKIVSGEPYCEKDAQEVHCEAAKWNMDAPPTFHSEMMYDNFTLVPVWGKEGYLQVCSNSLCCHLLYDRPTLSQELYALGVFDGFHTVHGTYYIQVCALVKCGGLDIHTCGQEITEATGIFEFHLWGNFSTSYIFPLFLTSGMTLESPDQLGWENDHYFLRKRGLSSGLVTAALYGRLYEKN, encoded by the exons ATGTCTGGAGCCAGCAGGAAGCCTGCTCTTTTCCTCTTCATCTGTTATGTCGCTGCCCTGGGAGTCCAGGCCGGGGAGTACTGCGTGGCTGACCATCAGGGGTCTCAATATTACATGGCGGCCGTGTATGAGCACCACTCGATCCTGAGTCCCAACCCTCTAGCTCTCACCACCCGCCAGCAGGCCTTGGAGCTCATGAACCAGAACCTCGATATCTACGAACGGCAAGTGATGATTGCAGCCCAGAAG GGCGTGCAGATCATAGTGTTTCCAGAAGATGGCATCCACGGCTTCAACTTCACAAGAACGTCCATTTACCCATTTTTGGACTTCATGCCATCTCCCCAGCTGGTCAAATGGAACCCGTGCCTGGAGCCCCACCGTTTCAATGACACAGAG gtccTCCAGCGCCTGAGTTGCATGGCCACCAAGGGAGAGATGTTCTTAGTGGCCAACCTTGGGACAAAACAGCCATGTCATAGCAATGACCCAGGGTGCCCAAATGATGGGAGATACCAGTTTAACACAAATGTCATTTTCAGCAATAATGGAACCCTTGTTGACCGCTACCGAAAACACAACCTCTACTTCGAGGCAGCTTTTGATACCCCTCTTGAAGTGGATCACGTCACTTTCGATACCCCCTTTGCTGGCAGGTTTGGCATCTTCACCTGCTTTGACATACTGTTCTTCGACCCTGCCATCAGACTGCTGAGAGACCCCGAGGTGAAGCACGTGGTGTACCCGAGCGCCTGGATGAACCAGCTCCCGCTCCTGGCGGCCATCGAGATTCAGAAAGCCTTTGCCATTGCCTTTGGTGTCAACGTCCTGGCGGCCAACATCCACCACCCATCTCTGGGGATGACAGGGAGTGGCATACACACCCCTCTGAAGTCCTTCTGGTACCATGACATGGAAAGCCCCAAAGGTCACCTTATCATTGCCCAGGTAGCCAAAAATCCACTGGGTCTTGCTGGTACGGAAAACGCAACAGGTAAAACAGACCCTTCCCAcagtaggtttttaaaaatcgTGTCAGGTGAGCCATACTGTGAAAAGGATGCTCAGGAAGTCCACTGCGAAGCCGCCAAGTGGAACATGGATGCTCCTCCCACCTTTCATTCTGAGATGATGTATGACAACTTTACCCTGGTCCCCGTCTGGGGAAAGGAAGGCTATCTCCAAGTCTGCTCCAACAGCCTCTGCTGCCATTTGCTGTATGACAGGCCCACCCTGTCCCAAGAGCTCTATGCCCTGGGGGTCTTTGATGGCTTCCACACTGTGCACGGCACTTACTACATCCAAGTGTGCGCCCTGGTCAAGTGTGGGGGTCTTGACATCCACACCTGTGGGCAGGAGATCACAGAGGCCACGGGGATATTCGAGTTTCACCTGTGGGGCAACTTCAGCACTTCCTAtatctttcctctctttctgacCTCAGGGATGACCCTGGAATCCCCTGACCAGCTTGGCTGGGAGAATGACCACTATTTCCTGAGGAAGCGTGGACTGTCCTCTGGTCTGGTGACAGCAGCTCTTTATGGGCGGT